A window of Selenomonas ruminantium subsp. lactilytica TAM6421 contains these coding sequences:
- the guaA gene encoding glutamine-hydrolyzing GMP synthase: MILVLDFGGQYNQLIARRVRENHVYCEVHPHTLSLDKIREMAPKGIILTGGPNSVYKEDSATCSEELFKLGIPVLGICYGSQLMAHKLGGKVDTAPTSEYGKTEVTIKEQASKLFAEVDEKTICWMSHTDYIAAAPAGFTVTADTPVCPVAAMENAAENLYAVQFHPEVMHTVQGQTMLRNFVYNVCGCAGDWKMDSFVEKTIAELKAKIGDGKALCALSGGVDSSVAAVLMSKAIGKQLTCVFVDHGLLRKDEGDQVEAVFGENGPYDVNFIRVNAKDRFYAKLKGVTEPEAKRKIIGEEFIRVFEEEAKKIGAVDFLVQGTIYPDVIESGLGKSAVIKSHHNVGGLPDFVDFKEIVEPLRLLFKDEVRNAGRELGIPEYLVSRQPFPGPGLGIRIIGEVTEEKVKIVQEADAIYREEVAKAGADKNLGQYFAALTNMRSVGVMGDGRTYDYAIALRAVMTSDFMTAESAQLPWEVLQTVTTRIVNEVKGVNRVMYDCTGKPPATIEFE; the protein is encoded by the coding sequence ATGATTTTGGTGTTGGATTTTGGCGGTCAGTACAATCAGTTGATTGCCCGGCGGGTGCGGGAGAATCATGTGTACTGCGAGGTTCATCCCCATACCCTGTCTTTGGACAAGATCCGGGAGATGGCGCCGAAGGGTATAATCCTCACCGGCGGCCCCAACAGCGTTTACAAGGAAGATTCCGCAACTTGCAGTGAGGAACTCTTCAAGCTGGGCATCCCGGTATTGGGCATTTGCTATGGTTCCCAGCTGATGGCGCATAAGCTGGGCGGCAAGGTGGACACGGCACCCACCAGCGAGTATGGCAAGACGGAAGTCACCATCAAGGAACAGGCTTCCAAGCTGTTCGCTGAGGTGGATGAGAAAACCATCTGCTGGATGAGCCATACCGACTATATCGCAGCTGCTCCGGCCGGTTTTACGGTAACGGCTGATACTCCTGTTTGCCCCGTGGCGGCTATGGAAAATGCGGCAGAGAATCTCTATGCCGTGCAGTTCCATCCGGAAGTCATGCATACGGTGCAGGGGCAGACCATGCTCAGAAATTTTGTCTATAATGTCTGCGGCTGTGCCGGGGACTGGAAGATGGATTCTTTTGTGGAAAAGACCATCGCAGAACTCAAGGCAAAGATCGGCGATGGCAAGGCGCTCTGTGCCCTGTCCGGCGGTGTTGATTCCTCCGTTGCCGCTGTTCTCATGTCCAAGGCTATCGGCAAGCAGCTGACCTGCGTATTCGTTGACCATGGCCTGTTGCGCAAGGATGAGGGCGATCAGGTAGAGGCTGTGTTCGGCGAGAACGGCCCCTATGATGTGAACTTCATTCGCGTCAATGCCAAAGATCGTTTCTATGCCAAACTCAAAGGTGTGACGGAACCGGAAGCCAAGCGCAAGATCATCGGTGAAGAATTCATCCGCGTGTTCGAGGAAGAGGCCAAGAAAATCGGTGCCGTGGACTTCCTGGTGCAGGGCACGATCTATCCGGATGTGATCGAAAGTGGTCTGGGCAAGTCTGCCGTCATCAAGTCCCATCACAACGTAGGTGGCCTGCCAGATTTCGTGGACTTCAAGGAAATCGTGGAACCGCTGCGCCTGCTCTTCAAGGATGAAGTGCGCAATGCCGGCCGTGAGCTGGGGATTCCCGAATATCTCGTGAGCCGTCAGCCCTTCCCAGGCCCGGGACTTGGCATCCGCATTATCGGTGAGGTCACCGAGGAAAAGGTCAAGATCGTGCAGGAAGCTGACGCCATCTATCGTGAGGAAGTAGCCAAGGCCGGTGCCGACAAGAACCTCGGCCAGTATTTTGCAGCCCTGACCAATATGCGCTCTGTGGGTGTTATGGGGGATGGTCGTACTTACGATTACGCCATTGCGCTGCGCGCGGTTATGACTTCTGACTTCATGACGGCTGAAAGCGCACAGCTGCCCTGGGAAGTCCTGCAGACGGTTACCACGCGCATTGTCAACGAAGTGAAGGGGGTTAACCGTGTCATGTACGATTGCACGGGTAAACCGCCTGCAACGATTGAATTTGAGTAA
- a CDS encoding helix-turn-helix domain-containing protein, with amino-acid sequence MAIGERIRFIRNLKGMTQKYLGQIIGFPEKTADIRMAQYESGTRTPKADVTEALAQALEVSPAALAVPDIDTNIGLMHTLFALEDLRGLKVGQIDGELCLRLDKHKGLEYISMLDMLSAWFEQEEKYRNGEITKEEYDRWRYNYPKYDTYSRRAKVPSQEISDLFTK; translated from the coding sequence ATGGCAATTGGTGAAAGAATTCGTTTTATCCGCAATCTGAAAGGCATGACCCAAAAGTATCTTGGTCAGATCATCGGTTTCCCTGAGAAAACTGCTGATATACGTATGGCTCAGTACGAATCCGGAACCCGTACCCCCAAAGCGGATGTAACCGAAGCACTGGCTCAGGCACTGGAGGTTTCTCCCGCTGCGCTGGCAGTTCCCGACATAGACACCAATATTGGCCTGATGCATACATTGTTTGCCCTGGAAGATCTGAGAGGTCTTAAAGTAGGACAGATCGATGGAGAGCTCTGTCTCCGACTTGACAAACATAAAGGTCTCGAATACATTTCCATGCTTGATATGCTTTCTGCCTGGTTTGAGCAGGAAGAGAAGTACCGTAACGGTGAAATCACCAAGGAAGAATACGACAGATGGCGTTATAACTATCCAAAGTATGACACCTATAGCCGCCGGGCAAAGGTTCCTTCCCAGGAGATTTCAGATCTGTTCACCAAGTAA
- a CDS encoding site-specific integrase, with translation MPVFKDENKGTWYVMARYVDWTGERKQKCKRGFATKREAQEWERMFQLKSAADMDMSFEAFVELYEKDLRPRLKENTWNSKEHIIRTKILPYFGKRKLCEISNKDIIAWQNEMLAHRDEKGKAYSATYLKTLHNQLSAIFNHAVRYYELKRNPASQVGNMGSEEHKEMLFWTTEEYKKFAEVMMDKPRSYYAFEMLYWCGIREGELLALTPADFDFEKKTVRINKSYQRMHGEDVITSPKTKKSNRTIKMPDFLCEEMKDYFSQLYGLKKKDRIFTITKSYLHHEMDRGAEKAGVKRIRIHDLRHSHVSLLIDMGFSVVAIGDRVGHESERITLDYAHLFPSKQDEMARKLNERGEEYVS, from the coding sequence ATGCCGGTATTTAAGGACGAAAACAAGGGCACCTGGTATGTCATGGCCCGCTATGTGGACTGGACAGGTGAACGAAAGCAGAAATGCAAACGAGGCTTCGCAACTAAGCGTGAAGCTCAGGAATGGGAGCGAATGTTCCAGCTGAAGAGTGCTGCGGATATGGACATGAGCTTTGAGGCATTCGTGGAGCTTTATGAGAAGGATCTGAGACCGAGGCTCAAGGAAAACACATGGAACAGCAAAGAGCACATTATCCGAACCAAGATTCTCCCATACTTCGGGAAGCGAAAACTCTGTGAGATCAGCAATAAGGACATCATTGCCTGGCAGAACGAGATGCTTGCGCACAGAGATGAGAAAGGGAAAGCATACTCAGCAACGTATCTAAAAACGCTCCACAATCAGCTGAGTGCCATTTTCAATCATGCTGTCCGCTACTATGAACTGAAGCGCAATCCGGCATCACAGGTCGGTAACATGGGCTCTGAAGAGCATAAGGAGATGCTGTTCTGGACAACAGAGGAATATAAGAAGTTTGCCGAAGTGATGATGGATAAGCCCCGTTCCTATTACGCATTTGAAATGCTGTACTGGTGCGGAATCCGTGAAGGTGAGCTTTTAGCTCTTACTCCTGCGGATTTTGACTTTGAGAAGAAAACGGTAAGGATCAACAAGTCCTATCAGCGTATGCACGGAGAGGACGTAATCACTTCTCCGAAAACGAAGAAAAGTAACCGTACGATCAAGATGCCGGACTTCCTCTGTGAGGAGATGAAAGACTATTTCAGCCAGCTTTACGGGCTCAAGAAAAAAGACAGGATCTTCACCATCACCAAAAGCTATCTTCACCATGAGATGGACAGAGGAGCTGAAAAAGCTGGGGTTAAGAGGATCCGCATCCATGATCTGAGACATTCCCATGTTTCTCTCCTGATCGATATGGGCTTTTCCGTGGTAGCAATCGGAGATCGTGTAGGACATGAAAGTGAGCGTATAACTTTGGATTATGCTCATCTCTTTCCTTCCAAACAGGATGAGATGGCAAGAAAACTGAATGAAAGAGGTGAAGAATATGTCAGCTAA
- a CDS encoding plasmid mobilization protein — translation MSAKNVDRHNRFRSITVGFRVSPEENEAINAAVALSGLNKQEYCYRRCLGREITVQGNPRVYKALKDQLASVLGELKRIEIAGEVTDEMLELIELITVTLGGMKGEGANE, via the coding sequence ATGTCAGCTAAGAATGTAGACAGACATAATCGTTTCAGGAGTATTACGGTGGGGTTCAGGGTTTCGCCGGAAGAGAACGAGGCTATCAATGCGGCAGTAGCTCTTTCCGGGCTGAATAAGCAGGAATACTGCTACAGACGATGCCTTGGTCGTGAGATTACGGTACAGGGCAATCCCAGGGTTTACAAGGCCCTTAAGGATCAGCTTGCATCTGTGCTGGGCGAACTCAAAAGAATTGAAATTGCCGGAGAGGTAACGGATGAAATGCTTGAGCTGATTGAGCTTATCACGGTCACTCTCGGCGGTATGAAAGGAGAAGGTGCGAATGAGTGA
- a CDS encoding AAA family ATPase produces the protein MSETKEKTAQIPAVGAAGEQSFPNNITVNNIAEKAPEFNDEFLREEQRRLFRLLDPHYLNTVSMTELYENVYQSKPPLIDGMLYPGVQLFAGPPKLGKSFFMAQLAYHVSKGTPLWGYPVRRGTVLYLALEDDYGRLQKRLYQMFGVESTDNLYFSVSAGQIGNGLDEQLENFVREHPDTVLIIIDTLQKVREMGGDKYSYANDYDIITRLKNFADSKGICLILVHHTRKQQADDPYDMISGTNGLMGAADGAFLLKKEKRTANAATLDVSGRDIQDQRFYLKRNTERLIWELEKIETEPWREPPEPLLAEVAKHINAEQPDWEGTSTEFIELLGLDVQPNTLTYKLNVNAGRLLDEYHIQYSSSRNHNGRKVKFHYEQTE, from the coding sequence ATGAGTGAGACAAAAGAAAAAACTGCTCAGATTCCCGCTGTTGGCGCAGCTGGTGAGCAGTCATTTCCAAACAATATAACTGTCAATAATATAGCAGAGAAAGCTCCGGAATTCAATGATGAATTTCTCAGGGAGGAACAGAGGCGGCTCTTCCGCCTCCTGGATCCTCACTATCTCAACACGGTATCCATGACGGAGCTGTATGAGAATGTGTATCAGAGCAAACCGCCGCTGATTGATGGAATGCTCTATCCCGGGGTACAGCTGTTTGCGGGACCGCCCAAGCTGGGTAAGAGCTTCTTCATGGCTCAGCTTGCCTATCATGTAAGTAAAGGCACACCCTTATGGGGTTATCCTGTCCGGCGCGGGACAGTTTTATACCTTGCATTGGAAGATGATTACGGGCGCTTGCAGAAGCGCCTGTATCAGATGTTCGGTGTAGAGAGTACAGACAATCTGTATTTCTCTGTTTCAGCCGGACAGATTGGAAACGGACTGGATGAGCAGCTTGAGAACTTCGTAAGGGAGCATCCTGATACGGTTCTCATTATCATTGATACGCTGCAGAAAGTCCGGGAAATGGGCGGAGATAAATACAGTTACGCCAATGATTATGATATCATCACCCGTCTGAAGAACTTTGCAGATAGTAAGGGTATCTGTTTAATACTGGTGCATCATACACGCAAACAGCAGGCAGATGATCCCTATGATATGATTTCCGGCACAAATGGTCTTATGGGTGCTGCAGACGGTGCATTCTTGCTGAAAAAGGAAAAGCGTACTGCCAATGCAGCAACACTCGATGTGTCCGGCAGAGACATTCAGGATCAGAGGTTCTACCTGAAGCGTAATACGGAGAGGCTGATATGGGAACTTGAAAAGATAGAGACGGAGCCCTGGCGTGAGCCGCCTGAGCCTCTGCTTGCGGAGGTTGCAAAGCATATCAATGCAGAACAGCCGGACTGGGAAGGAACATCCACGGAATTCATCGAATTACTTGGGTTGGATGTTCAGCCTAATACTCTGACTTACAAGCTGAATGTAAATGCAGGCAGGTTGCTTGATGAATATCACATTCAGTATAGCAGCAGTCGTAATCATAACGGCCGTAAGGTGAAGTTCCATTATGAGCAGACAGAGTGA
- a CDS encoding plasmid recombination protein, with protein MMRTISAMVGKGSVSHNSRQFNAKNTDPERTPLNINYCNEDIRQVYHRLFDDALERFNDKQTRSDRRIDDYYEKIRRGKQEKPFHELILQIGNCDDTGATTDVGAHAKAALDEYYRGFAERNPNLCVFSAHLHMDEATPHIHIDFVPFITGSKRGLDTRVSLKQALAAQGFKGGTRRETEWSQWVQSEKEQLAMVMERHGFEWEHKSTHEKHLSVLEYEKKVRAEEVAELDAQVTEKKSEIAALDQQAEQAQAEVKEIEAVLATVEKQQVKLAEIEKVQPKKSALTSKVSMTEAEYETLQTAAKKYVTYKRKDIGLQKQVDQLTEQLAQKDSFIDKLKGIIAGLKNKIAELEQKLSSRDSIREQMERGRLKSENDSLRKENQKLRDVLAAHGIPFGRKQVDRDSR; from the coding sequence ATGATGAGAACCATCAGTGCAATGGTCGGTAAAGGATCTGTCAGCCATAACAGCCGCCAGTTCAATGCAAAGAACACTGACCCGGAGCGTACTCCCCTGAATATCAATTACTGTAATGAAGATATCAGGCAGGTGTATCACCGACTGTTCGATGATGCTTTGGAACGCTTCAATGACAAGCAGACCAGATCTGACCGAAGAATAGATGATTATTACGAGAAGATCCGCAGAGGAAAACAGGAGAAACCATTTCATGAGCTAATCCTTCAGATCGGTAACTGCGATGATACTGGAGCAACTACTGATGTGGGAGCGCACGCAAAGGCAGCTCTTGATGAATATTACAGAGGTTTTGCAGAGCGCAATCCGAACCTGTGTGTGTTCTCAGCTCATCTCCACATGGATGAAGCAACGCCCCATATTCACATTGATTTCGTGCCATTTATTACCGGCAGCAAGCGTGGCCTTGATACCAGGGTATCACTGAAACAAGCTCTGGCTGCGCAGGGGTTCAAGGGTGGCACACGAAGAGAGACAGAATGGAGCCAATGGGTACAATCTGAAAAAGAGCAGCTTGCAATGGTTATGGAGCGACACGGCTTTGAGTGGGAGCACAAAAGCACTCATGAGAAGCACCTGTCTGTATTGGAATACGAGAAGAAGGTTCGCGCAGAGGAGGTGGCGGAGCTTGATGCGCAGGTAACGGAGAAGAAGTCAGAAATAGCGGCCCTTGACCAGCAGGCAGAACAGGCGCAGGCTGAAGTGAAGGAGATAGAAGCTGTACTTGCTACGGTCGAAAAACAGCAGGTCAAGCTTGCAGAAATTGAGAAGGTACAGCCAAAGAAATCTGCCTTGACCAGCAAGGTATCCATGACAGAAGCCGAATATGAAACGCTCCAAACTGCCGCTAAAAAGTATGTGACCTATAAGCGGAAAGATATTGGATTACAGAAACAGGTAGACCAGTTGACGGAGCAGTTGGCCCAAAAGGATAGCTTTATTGATAAGCTTAAGGGTATCATTGCCGGGCTGAAGAATAAGATCGCTGAGCTGGAACAAAAGCTCAGCTCCAGGGACAGCATTCGTGAGCAGATGGAGCGAGGCAGATTGAAATCCGAGAATGACAGTCTCAGAAAAGAGAATCAAAAGCTGAGAGATGTACTGGCAGCTCATGGAATACCGTTTGGAAGAAAACAGGTGGATCGTGACAGCAGGTAA
- a CDS encoding ArsR/SmtB family transcription factor, producing the protein MTREEVSQICKAMSDTNRLRIIEMLTIGEKCGCELLDELQVTQPTLSHHMKVLADCGLVSSYKEGKWHHYSINCERFIEFKEHLNSISCCSTDSTDKAEQKSCC; encoded by the coding sequence ATGACGAGAGAAGAAGTATCCCAGATCTGTAAAGCGATGTCTGACACAAACAGACTGCGTATTATTGAGATGCTGACTATAGGCGAGAAATGTGGATGTGAGCTTCTGGATGAGCTTCAGGTCACGCAGCCTACGCTTTCCCATCATATGAAGGTTCTGGCAGATTGCGGTCTTGTTTCATCTTACAAAGAGGGCAAGTGGCACCATTATTCCATTAACTGTGAGAGATTCATCGAGTTCAAGGAGCATCTGAATTCTATCAGTTGCTGCAGCACAGACAGCACGGACAAAGCAGAACAGAAGTCATGTTGCTGA
- a CDS encoding permease, with the protein MHGIISIWDFFQKQVLGLRWLNTLIGSLLQAIGMNPETKLYSAIQFFIYDSFKIFFLLSVLIFIISYIQSYFPPQRTRRILGGIKGFPGRAMGAILGILTPFCSCSSIPLFIGFCSAGLPIGVTLSFLIMSPMADLGSLTMLMTQFGWKIAFAYLVTGFVIAVTGGTIIEKLGMEKYVADYIRNAHLAESDEEKLTFKDRLHVAVEGVVDIVKRVWPYIFLGVGIGSLIHNVIPQEIVQSILGREQWYSVLLACLVGIPMYADIFGAIPIAEALLAKGAGLGTVISFMMSVTSLSLPSMIMLAKAMKKKLLITFIVTVSAGIVLIGYIFNAFAYLFI; encoded by the coding sequence ATGCATGGCATCATAAGTATATGGGATTTCTTCCAGAAGCAGGTGTTAGGGCTCAGGTGGCTAAACACACTGATCGGAAGTTTGTTGCAAGCGATTGGAATGAATCCGGAAACAAAGCTGTATTCAGCAATACAGTTCTTTATCTACGATAGTTTTAAGATATTTTTTCTGCTGTCTGTACTGATTTTCATTATCAGCTACATACAGAGCTATTTTCCGCCACAGCGAACCAGAAGAATCCTGGGAGGAATCAAAGGCTTTCCTGGAAGAGCGATGGGAGCAATATTGGGAATACTGACACCGTTCTGCTCCTGCTCCAGCATCCCGCTGTTTATTGGTTTCTGCAGCGCTGGGCTTCCGATTGGCGTAACACTCAGCTTCCTGATTATGTCCCCCATGGCGGACCTTGGAAGTCTGACCATGCTGATGACACAGTTTGGCTGGAAAATTGCTTTTGCCTATCTGGTGACTGGATTTGTCATCGCTGTGACCGGTGGAACAATCATCGAAAAGCTGGGAATGGAGAAATACGTTGCGGATTATATCCGAAATGCACATCTGGCGGAGTCGGATGAAGAAAAGCTGACCTTCAAGGACAGACTGCATGTGGCTGTCGAAGGTGTAGTTGACATCGTAAAGCGTGTTTGGCCGTATATTTTCCTGGGTGTTGGCATCGGTTCTCTGATCCACAATGTGATTCCGCAGGAAATTGTGCAGTCGATTCTCGGTAGAGAGCAATGGTACAGTGTCCTTCTTGCATGTCTCGTGGGAATTCCCATGTATGCAGATATTTTCGGGGCTATCCCAATTGCTGAAGCGCTTCTGGCAAAGGGTGCCGGACTCGGAACGGTAATCAGTTTCATGATGAGCGTTACGTCCCTGTCTTTGCCATCCATGATCATGTTGGCTAAGGCCATGAAGAAAAAGCTGCTTATTACCTTTATTGTCACGGTATCTGCAGGCATCGTCCTGATCGGATATATCTTTAATGCGTTTGCATATCTTTTTATTTAA
- a CDS encoding thioredoxin family protein: MALFGFGKKKEEVKENTSCCGSTPAPEVKAEPVCSCNGNAPEFVASEGCCGGGECGIRSIKVLGPGCKSCHELNEATVAAVKELGMSIVVEYITDMEKIVSYGVMSMPALVINEKVVSAGKALKPAEIIKLLKKLGYC; encoded by the coding sequence ATGGCACTGTTTGGATTTGGTAAGAAGAAAGAAGAAGTTAAGGAGAACACTTCCTGCTGTGGGAGCACTCCTGCACCTGAAGTAAAGGCAGAGCCTGTTTGCTCCTGCAACGGAAATGCACCTGAATTTGTGGCAAGTGAGGGCTGCTGCGGAGGCGGTGAATGCGGCATTCGGAGCATTAAGGTTCTTGGCCCGGGATGTAAGAGCTGCCACGAATTGAATGAAGCAACTGTAGCTGCAGTAAAGGAACTTGGAATGTCCATTGTGGTGGAATACATCACTGATATGGAAAAGATCGTAAGCTACGGTGTTATGAGTATGCCTGCACTGGTTATCAACGAAAAGGTCGTATCCGCTGGTAAAGCACTGAAGCCTGCTGAAATCATCAAGCTGCTTAAGAAGCTGGGATACTGCTAA
- the arsB gene encoding ACR3 family arsenite efflux transporter, whose translation MEKTKQAGISSFQKYLTLCVLACMVIGVLIGKFAPAVPSTLGKLEIAGISIPIAILIWIMIYPMMLKVDFQSVKQVGRNPKGLFVTWIVNWLIKPFTMYGIAALFFFAIFKGSIAPELATEYLAGTVLLGAAPCTAMVFVWSTLTKGNPAYTVVQVATNDLIILIAFVPIVKFLLGVSNVSVPYSTLFISVILFVVIPLAGGILTRIRVVKQKGQTFFEDEFVHKFDNATTIGLLLTLVLIFASQTEVILSNPLHIVLIAIPLTIQTVLIFSVAYITAKLVKLPHDIAAPAGMIGASNFFELAVAVAIALFGTTSPAALATTVGVLTEVPVMLLLVKVANSTKGWFQK comes from the coding sequence ATGGAAAAGACAAAACAGGCAGGAATCAGTTCCTTCCAAAAATATCTGACACTCTGTGTATTAGCATGTATGGTAATCGGCGTGTTGATCGGTAAGTTTGCGCCTGCTGTGCCTTCTACCTTGGGAAAACTGGAGATCGCCGGTATTTCTATTCCGATTGCTATCCTGATCTGGATCATGATCTACCCGATGATGCTGAAAGTGGATTTTCAGAGCGTAAAGCAGGTCGGCAGAAATCCGAAGGGGCTGTTTGTGACCTGGATCGTGAACTGGCTCATTAAGCCTTTCACTATGTATGGAATTGCGGCACTGTTCTTCTTTGCAATTTTTAAGGGATCCATCGCTCCGGAGCTTGCAACGGAGTATCTCGCAGGCACAGTGCTTTTAGGCGCAGCTCCCTGCACGGCAATGGTATTCGTCTGGAGTACACTTACAAAGGGAAATCCGGCATATACAGTAGTGCAGGTTGCAACTAATGACCTGATCATTCTGATTGCCTTTGTTCCCATCGTGAAATTCTTGCTGGGTGTATCTAATGTAAGCGTTCCTTACAGCACTCTGTTTATCAGTGTGATCCTTTTTGTGGTAATCCCGTTGGCAGGAGGTATTCTGACAAGAATCCGGGTAGTAAAACAAAAGGGTCAGACCTTCTTTGAGGATGAGTTTGTCCACAAGTTTGATAATGCGACAACGATTGGTCTGTTGCTGACCCTGGTTCTTATCTTTGCATCCCAGACCGAGGTGATCCTTTCAAATCCGCTGCATATCGTTCTGATTGCTATACCGCTGACCATCCAGACCGTTTTGATATTCTCTGTTGCGTATATCACAGCAAAACTGGTGAAGCTGCCTCACGATATCGCAGCACCTGCCGGTATGATCGGTGCTTCCAATTTCTTTGAACTTGCAGTAGCGGTAGCGATTGCTTTATTCGGAACGACCAGCCCGGCTGCTCTGGCTACAACGGTTGGTGTGCTGACAGAGGTCCCTGTAATGCTCTTGTTGGTTAAGGTTGCAAACAGCACGAAGGGATGGTTTCAGAAATGA
- a CDS encoding arsenate reductase ArsC, protein MKKKVAFICVHNSCRSQIAEALGRHLAGDVFESYSAGTETKPQINQDAVRLMKELYNIDMEADGQYSKLISDIPEPDIAISMGCNVGCPFIGRPFDDNWGLDDPTGKQDDEFRAVIAQVDRNIQLLKETILHSA, encoded by the coding sequence ATGAAAAAGAAAGTAGCATTTATCTGCGTTCATAATTCCTGCCGAAGTCAGATAGCAGAAGCTCTTGGACGACACTTGGCAGGAGATGTATTTGAAAGCTATTCTGCCGGAACTGAGACGAAGCCTCAGATCAATCAGGATGCGGTACGTCTCATGAAAGAACTCTATAATATCGATATGGAAGCTGATGGTCAGTACAGCAAACTGATCAGCGATATTCCTGAGCCGGACATAGCGATTTCCATGGGTTGTAATGTAGGCTGCCCGTTCATTGGAAGACCATTTGATGACAACTGGGGGCTGGATGATCCTACGGGAAAACAGGATGACGAATTTCGTGCAGTTATTGCGCAGGTTGATAGAAATATCCAGTTGCTCAAAGAGACTATACTGCACAGTGCTTGA
- a CDS encoding type I toxin-antitoxin system Fst family toxin, producing the protein MTLLKENFITRVLIPLLVGILVELFGHWLNH; encoded by the coding sequence GTGACTCTTTTGAAGGAGAACTTCATAACCCGCGTACTGATACCGCTATTGGTAGGAATCCTAGTCGAACTGTTTGGCCACTGGTTAAACCACTGA